Proteins encoded together in one Pseudoroseomonas cervicalis window:
- a CDS encoding DUF721 domain-containing protein, with amino-acid sequence MQKEDEARRGSTPRIAGAAPEAKTDAPKPAPGAAPGRAGEWRADLGLRPVSALLPRLTRPVFRKRSPAAAHLISDWAEIVGPVLAAQSVPQKFSAGTLTLGCSGPVAMELQYLEPQLVAKINTALGQKLVNRIRLVQVKLPAAAARKPARKPAPALPPQLAEKLERIADPDLRAALARLGQGVYRGKRAG; translated from the coding sequence GTGCAGAAAGAGGACGAAGCGCGCCGCGGATCAACCCCGCGAATCGCCGGCGCCGCGCCGGAAGCGAAGACCGATGCACCGAAACCCGCCCCAGGCGCCGCCCCCGGCCGGGCCGGCGAATGGCGCGCCGATCTGGGCCTGCGCCCGGTCTCCGCCCTGCTGCCACGGCTGACGCGGCCGGTCTTCCGCAAGCGCAGCCCGGCGGCGGCGCATCTGATCTCCGACTGGGCGGAGATCGTCGGCCCCGTGCTGGCGGCGCAGAGCGTGCCGCAGAAATTCTCCGCCGGCACGCTGACGCTCGGCTGCTCCGGCCCGGTGGCGATGGAGCTGCAATATCTGGAGCCGCAGCTGGTCGCCAAGATCAACACGGCGCTCGGCCAGAAGCTGGTCAACCGCATCCGTCTGGTGCAGGTGAAGCTGCCCGCCGCCGCCGCCCGCAAGCCGGCCCGCAAGCCCGCCCCCGCTCTGCCGCCGCAGCTCGCCGAGAAGCTGGAGCGCATCGCCGACCCCGACCTGCGCGCCGCGCTGGCCCGGCTGGGGCAGGGGGTCTATCGCGGCAAGCGGGCGGGCTAG
- a CDS encoding SDR family oxidoreductase, giving the protein MAVITGGASGIGLASAHLFAREGARLALVDRDPAALEAASAALSAEGAEVMVFASDVGAPGAAEADAAAVLARWGRVDVLMTAAGFSTGGTALSTTPEDWDAVLRANLGGTWLWARAVLPSMRAQGSGSIITVSSQLARAGGRGNSAYIAAKGAILSLTRSMALEFAAEGIRVNAILPGAIETPLLARSFARHADPAVPRAASIARHPMGRLGRPEEVAEAALFLASDASSFTTGSEILVDGGWLAG; this is encoded by the coding sequence GGCCGTGATCACTGGCGGTGCCTCCGGCATCGGCCTGGCCAGTGCGCATCTGTTCGCGCGGGAGGGGGCGCGGCTGGCGCTGGTGGATCGCGATCCGGCGGCGCTGGAGGCGGCGTCCGCCGCCCTGTCGGCCGAGGGGGCGGAGGTGATGGTCTTCGCCTCCGATGTCGGCGCGCCGGGCGCGGCGGAGGCGGATGCGGCGGCGGTGCTGGCGCGCTGGGGCCGGGTGGATGTGCTGATGACGGCGGCCGGGTTCTCCACGGGCGGCACGGCGCTGAGCACGACGCCGGAGGATTGGGATGCCGTGCTGCGCGCCAATCTCGGCGGCACCTGGCTGTGGGCGCGGGCGGTGCTGCCCTCGATGCGGGCGCAGGGCAGCGGCTCGATCATCACCGTGTCGTCGCAGCTGGCGCGGGCGGGCGGGCGCGGCAACAGCGCCTATATCGCCGCCAAGGGCGCCATTCTCAGCCTGACGCGCAGCATGGCGCTGGAATTCGCGGCCGAGGGCATCAGGGTCAACGCCATCCTGCCCGGCGCCATCGAGACGCCGCTGCTGGCGCGCAGCTTCGCCCGCCATGCGGACCCGGCCGTGCCGCGCGCGGCGTCGATCGCGCGGCATCCGATGGGGCGGCTCGGCCGGCCGGAGGAGGTGGCGGAGGCAGCGCTGTTCCTGGCCAGCGACGCCAGCAGCTTCACCACGGGCAGCGAGATCCTGGTCGATGGCGGCTGGCTGGCGGGCTAG